ATTTCAGTTTTGGGGCTGAGCACCAGGTGATAAATGGTGCCCCTGGACTGAGTTGAGTTTTACTCATATGTCCCTCACGGCTGAGAAATTCATCCTGCAAGAAAAAAGGACACCTTTTTAGGGGAAATGTTACAGTACTTAAAAGACCAATCTTCTATTCTTGGTCCTTGTTACTATACCTTAGATTTGAAGCAAATAGGTTGAGTTGGTCCCctcacagaagaggaagcaaagggAACAAGTCACTAGACTGGAAACCAGATAATCCACATTCCAGATTTGTTTTTTAGACTACTTGGCTGTGTGACAAGGGACTAGTGACtgaacagccctggtggcacagtagttaatagCTCAACCTCTAACCAgagagtcagcagttggaatccaccagctggtccctggaaacccaatagggaagttctactctgtcctatagggtcactctgagtcacaatcaaatcgacagcagtgggctttttttttttcctcacctgtAATATGGAAGGAAATATCTAAGAGACATTATAAAAGACAAGTGACAGGTATTGTCTATTAGTAGTGCAAAGGAGGATGAGGGGAGGTTCAAGGGGAGCCCTGAGGCTTCAGACTTGGTAACTTTCTCATGCTGGTACACTTAAGGAGGGAGCATGGCTGGGGGCCGTCAGAGGGCAGTAAGGACTGAGTATCTAGTTCCTGGTGATGAGGTTGAGAAACAAAGCTTCCGAAATACTAAAAAAGtcatgaaatgtattttttctttttctttttttcttttatcatgtgCACTCTAAAATCGGTGTCCAATTTTTAGCAGATAAACCAATAGTTTTACATTTACCACTATGATTACATCTTCCCTAATTTAATTGGCCTTGGCTGACACCTACTTTACTAATCCCTTACGTGTACAGttaatttcttatttataaaCCTATGTTCTACACTACACACTTTACACCTAATATGGACatctgttggcacaatggttaagagctcaggctgctaaccaaatgatccgcagttcaaatccaccgaccgctccttggaaaccctatggggcagttctactctgtcctatagggtcactatgagtcagaatagacttgacagtaaTCGTTTTTTTATACAAATAGAGTGGATGTGTACAAAAGAATTAACAGGAGACTACTATCCTTGGaaagtttttctttcaaggttggcCCTGAATGGCATCCAGAAATAAGATTTCAGGAGGAATGTCATCATTCTCTGCTTGATAAGGCTATTTGTGTCTAAACTGCTTGCAAAAACAATGAGGTTTAGGATGAATAGCTGCTTTCTTTCTGGTTTTTGCATTTTGGTGTGTGCTAGAGTTACCTGATGAGGGTCCGTGCCCTGGGGCAGTTGAGCCAAAGAAactgtactccaagtcagaaagagtgagaaagtttactTAGGAGGTGTCCACCACCAGGCATCTGACAATGACACAGACTATCTCTATGGAGTATTACTCTATGgagtaatgtaaaaaaaaacttacattagagcttatataggatttttacaagggttagaagtgtctttacAGCACACACATGGCATAGCCAAGGGAGTTCTTCATTACAAAATAATGACaagagactctttatcagactaaagagatacatgtaAGACATCactttatcaggctaaagatattcATGTCAGACACCTGGGTCTTAAGTCACAGGTGGttagacagaacaaaacaaagttttcAGCATCAgttcaaaacaaagaacaaacttatttgcatcagatcaaaaaagtcattaacagaggtatgtggaAAGGAGAAGGCAAGGAGAAAAATTAGaggttcatcatggcattagttCTGTCAAGCTTTCAGTCTccaattttgaaaaggagaaaacatgctggggactATTAGGGTCACGCTAGGCAGAGAGGGCCTATGTGACCAGCCCCCACATTCCTCACATCTTAGCAAAATTCCACCCTGGAGGAATCAAGTATATTCTGTGTGACTCCACTACAAACTCTTGGAAGCTTGTGCGTGTTTTCCTCTGTACATCCCCCTATACACCTTCCTCCTTTGCTGATTTTGCCTTGTGTCACTTCACTCTAATGAATCATATCCATGAAAACAACCATACGCTGCAAATTATTTAGCCAATCCCTCACCTAGGTGTGGCCTCGAGACTTTCAATGCCAGTGAAAAACTACCCCAGTTTTCTTGAACTGAAGGAATTCCTGGGATGCCCACTTTCGTTTCTTAAAGTAGAAAAGTTCCAAGCAAACCGGTGGGTACCTTACATGCGGAACTAACACAAGATCTGAGGGAATAGTTCATTCTGGTGAAGGTCAGTGCTTGTGGCAACAACAACCTCTCAGTTGAGTAAATACCTGAATActatcttttgtttttcttaggtgCCTAAGAGTGAAGCTGAGGAGGCAACCAAACTAGCTATTGATGCTGGGTTTCGTCATATTGATTCAGCTTATCTGTACGAAAATGAAGACAAAGTTGCACAAGCCATCCGAAGCAAGATTGCTGATGGCATTGTGAAGAGAGAAGACATATTCTACACTTCAAAGGTGAAATGTGTGTAATGTTTGTGTGACTATTTATGAAGTGAGTGTATGGAAATTGGTTATATCATTGGCTGAATGGTTTGCTGAACTATGCATAGTAAGAAAAATTTTATTCACACATATCGATGTACTAACACTGGTATCAACAGAGGAGAGAGGTGATGAATttgtaatcattgctatgctcagtttttatgattttaaagtattttattttctgagcctcagcctaAAGCACAGTGATTTTGCATGGATGATAGAGTCACACAGATCTGTGACTCTTCTCTCATAAGATTGAGTTAGACAAAACTTGTGAAATTGCTTTGTATACtctattaaatataatttagatGATGGTTGTAATTGTTACTTGATAATGATTTTTATCTCTCAAgtcatttccttctattttttattaGTTGTACTGACAGCATACTCAAACTGATAACAGCATTTATGTGAGTAGGTCATATAAAAGGGAAACCCAAGAAAAAAGGGAATTTTTGCCCCTGCAGTCACCTAGTTTTCAACCAGTAGAAAAATATCTAAGTATTAGAAGCAGCCAGACAATAACTTTCCAGTAGGTGAGTACTGCAGTTCTTGCAAAGTGAGTGGAGGCCACCTCCTTACATATTACCTGCAATGGGACCCTCCCAGCTCAGTTATTTTTCAGTGTTCTACACTGTATTCAATACATGTAAGTAATCTCATTCATTTAAGCTGTTTATAGGGCAGGGTTTCTATCTCTTTTAGATATATTCATCATTTTTCTCTATTACATTTCAAAATGAAAcccacatttttaaaagtatCACAATAAATGACTAAGACCCTTTAAAAAACCTAAATATTATATCTATTCCAACTGATTACACTCCAGGTTCACATTTGTTCTGTCCACATTAATGACTCAAGTTTCGCTTAATATCAATGACGTTGGCAAACAAATTTCAGCTTTGAATTTGCTAAACAAGTCACAATCCCTATATCATCTGTTTCTATATTTTCATTAAACTGCCTATAGTATTAATCAAACACAACTCCCTTCTTAATCTCTGCAGCTTTGGGCCACTTTCCTTCGACCAGAGTTGGTTCGGCCAGGCTTGGAAAAGTCACTGAAAAAACTTCAGCTGGACTATGTTGATCTCTACATTATTCATAGCCCAATGGCTCTGAAGGTTAGAAATTTGCATAATGAAACCTATTTCACTTTCACTGTCAGTATTACCGTCATCTTGCACAGATGGTagaattctgtttttctttggagGGCATATGGATTATTATACTGGGGAAGGATCCAAAATAATAATTCATGTTTCTGGATTGACCCTGTTTGGTTCATGTGCCTACCCTTAGGCCACTGTGTGTTTAGAAGAATAAGGAACTCTGATTGTACAGTTATAGCTGAGTCTGAGTTTATATTGCAATTCATTATTATGGAAATTAGGGTCATGTGACTTATTGCCTTTCCAGGTAAAAGAGAAGCATTTGATAAAAAACAACATATACTGGGCAGACAAAAGTATCATAAGTCAAATACTAGCCCCCATTATTATATCAGAAAGTGGCATTTATTAAAGCATAAACTGGATAGGGGATTATAGAGAGGCTGTCTCTCAAAAGACATTCCTAACAACTCTAGACATAAAACACTTTGCAAATCTTAACATTCGGAGAGTTGTTCCACCTAACTTATGGAGGCTTAGTGTCCCAGCCATACATGTACCTCACAGCATGGCTTAGAGTGGAGACAGTATTTTGTGATATCACTATAATGACTGCTTCTATTCCAGCCTGGAGAGGAGCTGCTACCAAAAGATGAACATGGGAAACTAATATTTGACACTGTGGATCTCTGTGCCACATGGGAGGTGAGTGCTTGGAGCAgacagcaaagatgagaaagccagGAGAAGGGGAACCTGGTTCGCATCTTGCACCTATGTGAACTTAAGAAAACACGTATGTAGTCCTCAATCTCACTTTTCTCTTCTTTACCATCAGGAATTGGACAAATGATCTCAAAATGCTCTTGGAGTTTAGAATTGTACTTATTCCTTTAACAGCATTTTCCGGGTCATAGCAGAGTGTGACCTCCCTTCTGAAAGGACGGTGACACAATCCTAAGGTTATTGGCACTGTAAGTCCATAAAGCTACTCTTGGAGGGTGAAAGGAGAAAATGTTTCCATCTTATCTAGTAGGATACAGGAAATTGAATGATGAATAAAGATTATTTATATAACCGTTTTCACTAATCATATGTTCCTAAGACTGACGGAGCCAAATTTCAGAAAAGTGTAGATATTTGCAACATCAAGTACAGTCCTATCTCTAACATAAAGCTCCCCTGGAAATGAGTGTAAGATACATGTAACTTTCATGGCCTTTTTCACAATCTTTGAGGGcctgaaatttaatttttctaaaatttcttttctttagtaAATATGAATCCTGGAATATATGTTAACGTACTTTCATTAATAAGCTTGATCAACCAGAA
The DNA window shown above is from Elephas maximus indicus isolate mEleMax1 chromosome 4, mEleMax1 primary haplotype, whole genome shotgun sequence and carries:
- the LOC126075017 gene encoding aldo-keto reductase family 1 member C3-like isoform X5 — protein: MDLKHQCVKLNDGHFIPVLGFGTYAPQEVPKSEAEEATKLAIDAGFRHIDSAYLYENEDKVAQAIRSKIADGIVKREDIFYTSKLWATFLRPELVRPGLEKSLKKLQLDYVDLYIIHSPMALKPGEELLPKDEHGKLIFDTVDLCATWEALEKCKDAGLAKSIGVSNFNRRQLEMILNKPGLKYKPVCNQVECHPCLNQRKLLDFFKSKDIVLVAYSALGSARDKRWFLNFS